The following are from one region of the Coffea eugenioides isolate CCC68of chromosome 2, Ceug_1.0, whole genome shotgun sequence genome:
- the LOC113759899 gene encoding uncharacterized protein LOC113759899 — protein sequence MPEQRNIHELKSLQGKLAYIRRFISNLAGQCQPFSRLMKKRVPFEWDETCRNAFTSIKMYLMNPPMLAAPISGKPLILYISAQERSVGALLAQENDEGKENALYYLSRMMTSNELNYSPVEKLCLTLIFTIQKLKHYFQSHTVRLISKSNPIKYIMAKPVLSDRLARWYLQFQQFDIIYVPAKAVKGQILADFLADHLMSAEWELTDELLDEEVFMVESPWSLYFDGAAHRDGVGAGVVFYTLETDILPYSFTLTRRYSNNVAEYQALILDLETTVDMKQLHLRVYDDSKLVVNQLFGIYDVKKSELIPYYKYVRQLVGYLDNVTIDHIPKNFNQQADSLARVASLITLPSYRNQISICQNWVIPPMFDEEDNGEEENAYHIFVHEIEKEDWRHLIMDYLNHGKLPEDPKKRVDIRC from the coding sequence ATGCCTGAACAGCGAAATATCCATGAATTGAAGAGCCTTCAAGGAAAGTTGGCTTACATCCGGaggtttatctctaatttggcTGGACAATGCCAACCTTTCAGTCGACTGATGAAAAAAAGGGTACCCTTCGAGTGGGATGAAACTTGTAGAAATGCTTTTACAAGCATTAAAATGTATCTCATGAATCCCCCTATGTTAGCTGCACCAATTTCAGGTAAACCATTGATCCTCTATATTTCTGCTCAAGAACGATCGGTTGGGGCCTTACTTGCTCAGGAAAATGATGAAGGTAAGGAGAATGCGCTATATTATTTGAGTCGGATGATGACATCTAATGAGTTGAATTATTCACCCGTCGAGAAGTTGTGTTTGACGCTTATATTTACCATCCAGAAGTTGAAACATTATTTTCAATCACACACTGTCCGACTCATATCCAAGTCTAACCCCATTAAGTATATCATGGCAAAACCTGTGCTGTCTGACCGGCTTGCGAGATGGTACCTTCAGTTTCAACAATTCGATATTATTTATGTACCTGCGAAGGCTGTCAAAGGACAAATATTGGCAGACTTTCTAGCCGATCATCTCATGTCTGCCGAGTGGGAATTGACTGATGAACTCCTCGatgaagaagtgtttatggTTGAATCTCCGTGGTCATTGTATTTCGATGGAGCTGCTCACCGCGATGGAGTTGGTGCGGGAGTTGTCTTTTATACTCTTGAAACAGATATACTGCCATATTCTTTCACTTTAACACGTCGGTATTCAAATAATGTGGCCGAATATCAGGCGTTAATTCTCGATCTTGAAACGACTGTAGACATGAAGCAGTTGCATCTTAGAGTCTATGATGATTCAAAATTAGTGGTAAATCAACTTTTTGGTATTTATGATGTCAAGAAATCTGAATTGATCCCATATTATAAGTACGTAAGACAACTCGTGGGATATCTGGACAATGTCACTATAGACCACATCCCTAAAAATTTCAACCAACAAGCTGACTCTTTGGCAAGGGTGGCGTCCTTGATCACTCTACCTTCTTATCGAAATCAAATTTCAATATGCCAAAATTGGGTCATACCTCCGATGTTCGATGAAGAAGATAATGGTGAAGAAGAAAAtgcttatcatatttttgtccatgagatTGAAAAGGAGGATTGGCGTCATCTTATTATGGATTACCTTAATCATGGAAAGTTACCAGAAGATCCCaagaaaagggttgatataCGTTGTTGA